The following is a genomic window from Neodiprion pinetum isolate iyNeoPine1 chromosome 3, iyNeoPine1.2, whole genome shotgun sequence.
agCTGTCCAAAGAGCACAACTTCTTGATAATGGAGGACAGAAAGTTTGCTGATATTGGTCACACGGTATCCTTGCAGTACAGAAATGGGGTTTATAAAATAGCAGAATGGGCAGATTTTGTTACTGCCCATACCGTTCCTGGTTCGAGTATTGTTTCTGGTTTACAAGATGGACTGAAGGGGATTAAGGAAAGTCGGGGGATATTTTTAGTTGCAGAAATGTCTAGTGAAGGAGCCTTGACCATTGGAGAATATGTGAAACATTCTGTTCTTTTGTCTGAAACGTCAAACCTAGTAGCTGGTTTAGTGTGTCAGTACAATGTGTCCGATGATCCAGGTTTGATACAACTCACGCCAGGAATTAGATTGGAAAAGTACCGTGATGATTTGGGACAGCAATACAAGACTCCTCAAACGGTGATCAATGCTGGGGCAGATTTAGCCGTTGTCGGTAGAGGCGTTACAGCCGCGCAGGACAAATTATCAGCCATCATTCAGTATAAAGAAAAACTATGGCAAGCCTACAGTGAAAGGATTAGTAATTGAAATGACACGTCATTCTATTCGTTGTGATTAGAAGTGTGAAATACAAGTTGAAAAACTCATACCTGACTTGGATAAAGAGGCGATTTGTATTCGACAGGATTGGAAAAGCTAATAGTGTAATCATATGCGTCAATCAGTGAAATATGTGATCATGTACAATATACGTGGCAACAATTAACTGGAAAATGTATTTCTCGTAAAGTGTTGGATCAAATGGATATTCAAACGGTACACCAAGTAGAAGTTATTTTTCACAGAGTGAATCAACGGAAGAAATCACTCGTGGAAAGTATTTGTCACGAACACGGTCATATACACGGGTCTGGGCACTCCAACCCCTTTCCTGTACAACGCGGCGTAACCGTCTTGAAGCCtgtgtttctcaatttgtgcACCAAGGATCGGAGCGCTGCAATCTCCGAGGCCGGTCTGCAACGAAGAGAGGAATATAGGGCAGCCGTCTCTCTCCGTGCGCTTGCGTGCCAaggccgtgttcgaaaattgactgacagcactgtcagcaatctttcatttcttttgcgCTTCCAAGTTCGTGAACAGCTCtgactctgtcctagggaattttcagtactgtcagtcaatttacgaacactgCCACAGTGCGACACTGTGTTACACGGTCGAGCACTGTGCCTTGGTGCTTGTTGGAACGCTTCGAGGTTCTTAATTCAGTCACTAGAGTCCGCTCATGCATTATACGAAAAATCTAGGATCATTGAGCGCTccaggaaagagaaaaaaaaaagtgggtgcgtgtacttatgtacgcgcgtgagaagttgtacttctttggcatcattgaaaaacaacaaaacaaataacggatgtcttacgttatatttaaataatctattaaatttttgtcacgaactttttcttaaatgttctattaaatttattactttattttgtaaatattaaaaaaccaataataaatactCAACATTgacaatttaataatatttagtattaattatattaaataatgatattttaatttatatcaataaataatacatacggataactaacctcaattatattggagcacttgaaaaagtattttagcacaattttttcactaatattcacaaatagtaaataatattaatccaaatattcaatttaaatcactgctgaatatattttatcgccACATATAcaattcgcacttgtatgaaaataaaacacgtgttgtgactgtaaaaactagaaccatgtggataaatattataaataaatatgaaaacagtgaTCAGAGGCGACAAGCGTACCAACattagctttttttcgagacttgatgaattcggttgagtgggcaacttcatcctgtcaATTTTGCGTTACAgcgatgcgcgcgcatcttgaaatttcactctcatcagtttttcataacgcgcctaaagaagtataactttaaaaatttgtgaaatgcgTGTAGATTATCATtgcatttaataaataaatgtgaacAATACCAtgcgtcgaaaataaaatctctaaCTAGAAAATTGGCAGCAATGAATCCGACACAGTGTCCAACCGTGCTCCGCAGCTGTGTCCGACTGTGTCGTTGTTGGAAAGCACCATGTTCGACACTGTGTCGCTCTGTGTCGTTGCTGGAAAGCTCCCCATATGGGGAAGGGGGTGAGTGCGCTATACGGGCCTACACCGCAAGAGGCGCTTAAATCGCACCTTGACAATCCTCACGTTGTCCCAAAAACTGGGCCAGCTTTTGAGCCAAGTGCTGCTCGAGTGTTGTTCCTTCCTACTACTCcgtggtctcagattcattgtccccaagtgtacacaCAAAAATACATACACTGTTGTCATTCGTCAAGTAGCACGTGTCAAGCAAACATTCGCGGCTTTCCGTGCATGCTACTCTGTTTAATGTCAATTGCGTTGGATACAAGACGTCTAGTTGATTCCCTTGCGTtgatttgagtattttttgaCTCGACTATAATGGAAAATCGCTTGGCGGAATTAGCTGTGGAACTATTCGAGATCAACGCCGTGAAGTTTGGCAGCTTCGTAACAAAAGCCGGCCGGCCGACACCCGTCTGCTTTGATTTAAGAGTAATTATTTCACATCCGCGGTTGATGGTAGGTAACTTATATTTCGTTACTTCTGTTCCAATTatcaattttgtttgaaaataaataaataaaggtcaAAATATACGCGAAGAAAACGTCATATAAAACGAATCAATGACTACGGATTGCTGCACAGCGCAGTTTCATACGACTCTTTAAGTCCTGAAGTCTGCTAGAATCACGTGAAGCAGTTACCGCTATGAAGTCTCATAGCAGTAATGTATGTCCAACTTCCAGATGGGTTATCCCTCAAACGTGGCtgcatttcaaaaaaatgtgcaaacTATGAGTTTCGACCACCGAATATCTACACCCAGTGCGACATCGAATGTTCTGTTGAAACTAACGTTTCTTAATCTTCTTACGCCACACTTCTTTAATTGACGAAACTAAACATCACTTGTTGACTAGTATCCAAAATTTGCAGAAGTCTGTGTCCACCTTACTGTGGACCCTGGCAGAAAATGGCAAAAGTGCATCACAAGTTTGTGGTATGCCTTACACAGCGTTGCCAATTGCTGCTTTGATATCTGCACAATCAAACATACCTCTGCTGATAAGGAGGGAAGAGACTAAATCCTttaggacaaaaaaaataattgagggCCAATTCGGAGAGGGCGAAAATTGCATCATAGTTGAAGACATTGTGACGACTGGGAGTAGCGTTTTAGAGGCTGTAAAAGACCTAACCGATGTAGGGTTGAAGGTTGAGGAAGCTGTCGTTATTCTGGATCGACAGCAGGGTGGTTATCACAATCTAAGTGCAGAGGGCATCCGAATGAGGAGCTTATATTCTCTGACTAGTTTAATGCAATACCTATTGAATGCAGGCAAAGTGACGTCAGCCATCGTCGAAGACGTCAAAAATTATGTGGAACAAAGTAAAGATCAATTAAACAGCGAAGGTGAGTCGGTGTAATCGAAGAATTCAACCTGACCAAGGAAATTAGAAGCTAACGAACTAGAAATCATTCATATTCTGGGGGTTTTTTGATCAAATAGGGAAATAATCTTAGTATCCTTCAGACGCGTTATCAAACTCCAAACatttggctttttttttttttttaagcacaGTAACTAAGACTCgaatataatttgattttctctTAGGAAACTCGGTGAGTCGATTAAGAATCGACTTCGCATCACGAGCAAAACTTGCCAAGAACCCAGCGGCAGCAAAACTGTTCAATATAACGTCGGCAAAGAAAAGTACTCTCTGTCTAGCAGTGGATTTGACAAAAGCTGATGAAGTTTTAGATTTGGCCGAACTAGCAGGACCGCACATAGCTGTTTTAAAAACTCATATTGATCTACTTGAAGATTTTACATCTGAGTTTAtcgataaattgaaacagCTGTCCAAAGAGCACAACTTCTTGATAATGGAGGACAGAAAGTTTGCTGATATTGGTCACACGGTATCCTTGCAGTACAGAAATGGGGTTTATAAAATAGCAGAATGGGCAGATTTTGTTACTGCCCATACCGTTCCTGGTTCGAGTATTGTTTCTGGTTTACAAGATGGACTGAAGGGGATTAAGGAAAGTCGGGGGATATTTTTAGTTGCAGAAATGTCTAGTGAAGGAGCCTTGACCATTGGAGAATATGTGAAACATTCTGTTCTTTTGTCTGAAACGTCAAACCTAGTAGCTGGTTTAGTGTGTCAGTACAATGTGTCCGATGATCCAGGTTTGATACAACTCACGCCAGGAATTAGATTGGAAAAGTACCGTGATGATTTGGGACAGCAATACAAGACTCCTCAAACGGTGATCAATGCTGGGGCAGATTTAGCCGTTGTCGGTAGAGGCGTTACAGCCGCGCAGGACAAATTATCAGCCATCATTCAGTATAAAGAAAAACTATGGCAAGCCTACAGTGAAAGGATTAGTAATTGAAATGACACGTCATTCTATTCGTTGTGATTAGAAGTGTGAAATACAAGTTGAAAAACTCATACCTGACTTGGATAAAGAGGCGATTTGTATTCGACAGGATTGGAAAAGCTAATAGTGTAATCATATGCGTCAATCAGTGAAATATGTGATCATGTACAATATACGTGGCAACAATTAACTGGAAAATGTATTTCTCGTAAAGTGTTGGATCAAATGGATATTCAAACGGTACACCAAGTAGAAGTTATTTTTCACAGAGTGAATCAACGGAAGAAATCACTCGTGGAAAGTATTTGTCACGAACACGGTCATATACACGGGTCTGGGCACTCCAACCCCTTTCCTGTACAACGCGGCGTAACCGTCTTGAAGCCtgtgtttctcaatttgtgcACCAAGGATCGGAGCGCTGCAATCTCCGAGGCCGGTCTGCAACGAAGAGAGGAATATAGGGCAGCCGTCTCTCTCCGTGCGCTTGCGTGCCAaggccgtgttcgaaaattgactgacagcactgtcagcaatctttcatttcttttgcgCTTCCAAGTTCGTGAACAGCTCtgactctgtcctagggaattttcagtactgtcagtcaatttacgaacactgCCACAGTGCGACACTGTGTTACACGGTCGAGCACTGTGCCTTGGTGCTTGTTGGAACGCTTCGAGGTTCTTAATTCAGTCACTAGAGTCCGCTCATGCATTATACGAAAAATCTAGGATCATTGAGCGCTccaggaaagagaaaaaaaaaagtgggtgcgtgtacttatgtacgcgcgtgagaagttgtacttctttggcatcattgaaaaacaacaaaacaaataacggatgtcttacgttatatttaaataatctattaaatttttgtcacgaactttttcttaaatgttctattaaatttattactttattttgtaaatattaaaaaaccaataataaatactCAACATTgacaatttaataatatttagtattaattatattaaataatgatattttaatttatatcaataaataatacatacggataactaacctcaattatattggagcacttgaaaaagtattttagcacaattttttcactaatattcacaaatagtaaataatattaatccaaatattcaatttaaatcactgctgaatatattttatcgccACATATAcaattcgcacttgtatgaaaataaaacacgtgttgtgactgtaaaaactagaaccatgtggataaatattataaataaatatgaaaacagtgaTCAGAGGCGACAAGCGTACCAACattagctttttttcgagacttgatgaattcggttgagtgggcaacttcatcctgtcaATTTTGCGTTACAgcgatgcgcgcgcatcttgaaatttcactctcatcagtttttcataacgcgcctaaagaagtataactttaaaaatttgtgaaatgcgTGTAGATTATCATtgcatttaataaataaatgtgaacAATACCAtgcgtcgaaaataaaatctctaaCTAGAAAATTGGCAGCAATGAATCCGACACAGTGTCCAACCGTGCTCCGCAGCTGTGTCCGACTGTGTCGTTGTTGGAAAGCACCATGTTCGACACTGTGTCGCTCTGTGTCGTTGCTGGAAAGCTCCCCATATGGGGAAGGGGGTGAGTGCGCTATACGGGCCTACACCGCAAGAGGCGCTTAAATCGCACCTTGACAATCCTCACGTTGTCCCAAAAACTGGGCCAGCTTTTGAGCCAAGTGCTGCTCGAGTGTTGTTCCTTCCTACTACTCcgtggtctcagattcattgtccccaagtgtacacaCAAAAATACATACACTGTTGTCATTCGTCAAGTAGCACGTGTCAAGCAAACATTCGCGGCTTTCCGTGCATGCTACTCTGTTTAATGTCAATTGCGTTGGATACAAGACGTCTAGTTGATTCCCTTGCGTtgatttgagtattttttgaCTCGACTATAATGGAAAATCGCTTGGCGGAAT
Proteins encoded in this region:
- the LOC124214778 gene encoding uridine 5'-monophosphate synthase-like, which gives rise to MENRLAELAVELFEINAVKFGSFVTKAGRPTPVCFDLRVIISHPRLMKSVSTLLWTLAENGKSASQVCGMPYTALPIAALISAQSNIPLLIRREETKSFRTKKIIEGQFGEGENCIIVEDIVTTGSSVLEAVKDLTDVGLKVEEAVVILDRQQGGYHNLSAEGIRMRSLYSLTSLMQYLLNAGKVTSAIVEDVKNYVEQSKDQLNSEGNSVSRLRIDFASRAKLAKNPAAAKLFNITSAKKSTLCLAVDLTKADEVLDLAELAGPHIAVLKTHIDLLEDFTSEFIDKLKQLSKEHNFLIMEDRKFADIGHTVSLQYRNGVYKIAEWADFVTAHTVPGSSIVSGLQDGLKGIKESRGIFLVAEMSSEGALTIGEYVKHSVLLSETSNLVAGLVCQYNVSDDPGLIQLTPGIRLEKYRDDLGQQYKTPQTVINAGADLAVVGRGVTAAQDKLSAIIQYKEKLWQAYSERISN